In Flavobacterium sp. GSB-24, the genomic window TTCTAAGTTTAGCATCTTTAATAGCAACTTTCTCTGTACGTATTTTTACAGCTAAAAGCTCCTGAAGTGTTTCGGCAGTCAGTGTATTTCTGTTTTCTAAAATATAATTGTTTTTTCTCTGATTCAAGAAATCCTGTGCAGCTTCAACTAAACCATAAAATGAAGTTTCAGCAGTATTTGGAATATAAGAGAAAACAGTATTGTCTGTATCGCTGTCAATTGCTTTAAGAACAGCAGGTAAAATTAATTTCCCTAAATTTTTACGTTCTTGATAAATTTCAGCGTCACTTCCTCTAGAAAAATAAATTCTTTCAAACGAACAAGCTTTTTTAACGGTTGGTTCCAAGATTTGATTCATAGAAACTTTACCGCTTTTCTTAATGATTAAAGCATTTCCTGGTTCAATTTCCTGAACGCTTTCAAAAGGTACATTAAATACAGTTTGAATAACTGGTCTTTCAGAAGCTACAACAACTACTTCGTCGTCTTGGTAAAAATAAGCTGGACGAATTCCTGCTGGATCTCTAAAAACAAAAGCATCACCGTGGCCCAATAAACCAGCCATTGCGTAACCTCCATCTAAATTTTTAGCTGAACGAGCTAATATTTTAGCAATATCCAAACGCTCAGCAATTACTGGAGAAGCTTCTCTTTTTGAGTAACCTTCTGTTTTACAGTCTTGATACAATTGCATTACTTCTTTGTCTAAGAAATGACCAATTTTTTCCATTACCGTAACAGTATCCGCCATTTCTTTTGGATGCTGTCCAAGTTCAACTAGGTTTTCAAAAAGTTCTTTAACATTGGTCATGTTGAAGTTTCCTGCCAAAATCAAATTACGGTGCATCCAGTTGCTTTGACGTAAAAATGGGTGAACGCTTTCGATGCTGTTTTTCCCAAAAGTTCCGTAACGAACGTGTCCTAAAAACAATTCGCCAACGTAAGGAATTTGTGATTTTATTTTATTGATGTCGTCACCAATTTCAGGCTGTGCTTTTAATTCTTCGCTGATTCGCTCATTGATTTGTTTAAAAACATCTTGTATCGGCTGTGCATGATTAGAACGAACTCTGCTGATGTAGCGTTGTCCAGGTTCTACATCCAATTTAATGCTTGCAAAACCAGCACCGTCTTGTCCACGGTTGTGCTGTTTTTCCATCATTAAATACATTTTCTGAATTCCGTAGAAAGCAGTTCCGTATTTTTCTTTATAATATTCAAGCGGTTTAAGAAGTCTAACTAAGGCTATACCACATTCGTGTTTTAAAGCGTCGCTCATTGTTTTTTGTATTTGTGTTGTTGTAAGTTGTGTGTATTAACGTAATAAAAAAGCCCCGTTTTATCGAGGCTTTTGCGCATTATATTTCTATGTCAAACTGAGTTAACGACTTAAATTGCTGTAATCGAATCGCTACTTCTCCTTTACTTAATGTTTCCATCCTTTCAGTTCCAAATTTCTCTACGCAGAACGAAGCTAAATTTGAGCCGTAAATAATTGCATTTTTCATGTTGCCAAACGAAATGTTTTCGCTTTGCGCAATAAATCCTGAGAAGCCACCTGCAAAAGTGTCTCCAGCTCCAGTTGGATCAAAAACCTCTTCTAATGGTAGAGCAGGTGCAAAGAATACTTCTCTGTTGTGGAATAAAAGTGCTCCGTGTTCTCCTTTTTTGATCACCACATATTTTGGTCCCATATCTTGGATTTTGGCAGCAGCTTTTACTAATGAATATTCACCAGAAAGTTGTCTTGCTTCTTCGTCATTGATTGTAATAACATCTACACGTTTAATAACGTCTAATAATTCTGGAAGAGCGCAGTCCATCCAAAAGTTCATTGTGTCTAAAACAACTAATTTTGGTTTTTTCTCCATTTGATCTAAAACACTGCTTTGTACCAACGGATGTAAGTTTCCTAACATCACAACATCAGCATCTTTATAGTTTTGAGGAACTTTTGGCTGAAAATCAGCTAAAACGTTTAGCTCAGTAACCAATGTATCTCTAGAGTTTAAATCGTTATGATACAATCCGCTCCAAAAAAACGTTTTACCGCCTTTTACAATTTCGATACCAGAGATATCAATATTTTTTGAAGTCAATAAATCTAAATGTTCTTGAGGAAAATCGTCGCCAACTACAGAAACTATGGCCGATTGCAAGTTAAAAAATGAAGCTGATAAACCAATATACGTTGCAGCACCACCTAATATTTTATCTGTTTTTCCGAAAGGAGTTTCGATCGCGTCGAAAGCAACTGTTCCAACAATCAATAATTTATTCATTTTATGAATTTCGAATTAGGGTGCAAAGATACTCTATAAGTTACAATATTGCAACGGTTTAGGTTCTCAAAATTTTCTTAAAAAAATAATATCGATTTCGGATGTAATTATATTGTAAATGAGTGAATTATATTTGATTTAATAGAGTGCTTAAAATATGATTTCCAGATTTAAATTGCAAGTTTTATTTTTGAAATATATCTAATTTTATCTGAGCTTTTAAAACAAGTAGTTTTTCTTTTTCAGATTAAAACGGAATATTTTTTTGAGTATGATTGGCCTTATTTATTTTATGCCTTTAATCCATTTGATGGCATCTTTCATAGGTTCTTCAGAGTCTGAAAATGCGGTATTGTGACCCAAGTTTGGAAATAATTTATATTCATAATGTTTTCCTTTAGATTTTAATACATCAAGATATTCGATTGATAGCTTTACCGGGACTTGAATATCTTTACCGCCAAAAATCCAGATTCCTGGAATAGATAATTTAGCTAGAATGTCTTTGGGATCTGTATCAATAAACTCATATTTATCAGGGTCATTGAATACATGTTTTCTTGCCTCTTCTTCTGAGTGCGTATTCCAGAAATTTTGATCTCCATTGGTGAAAAATTGAAATCTCAATTGTTCTTTAACCGTTATAAGAGCGCCGCTAAATATTGTCATAAATTTAACTTTGTTGTTTTTTTCTGCGGTCAATGGAATTATCCATCCAGCTTGACTGCCTCCTATTAAACCTATTGGTATTTTATCATTTGATAAATATTTAGACAAACTATTTACGGCAGCACTGGCATCTAAAGACAAAAGATTTAGATTGGAGAAATCAACATTATTAGTTCCTACTTCAGGTCCGGCATATACACCGCCTGATTCTCCGACTCCGCGTTTGTCATACGTTAAAACTGCAATTCCATTATTAGCTAGAGTTGTAGCAAAGTTTATCATTCTTTTTTCTTGTCCAGATCCATGAATAATCACAACGGCTGCCTGTATATTTTTCGGTGTAAAAATAGTACCAGAGAGTGAAATACCTTCACTAACAAATTTTATTTCCTTCTTAGTAAAGGCTGGCTGGATTGCTGATGCATAACCAGTAACAAAAAACAACAACAATAAAAGAGAATAGCTGCTTGTTTTTTTTGCTCTTAAAAAGTGTTTGAAAACTAACTTTTTATTTTTCATTTTTATAGTTGATATTTCTTATCAAAATAATTCTTTAAAACGCCAACCTGAATCAAAATCATGAAAGGAACAATTAAAACAGCATACATGATATTTTTAGAGAAGTGAATTCCCGAAAAAGCAGGTGTAATTTTGTCTGTATATGCTTTTCCGATTTCCAGATTGTTTTCTGAAACTGAAAAGAAAGATAAATAAAGTACCAAAGCAAATAAGGCTGTTCCAATGAAAATCCAAACGGGTTTAGAAATCAAAGGCTTGTATGTTTTAAGTTTTCTTTGTTCTAAAACCAGAACTTCAGCCATGATTTTTGAAGTAAAATCTATTGATGGTGACTGCAGTTTGTCTTCAGCCATCATTTTATCAATAAGGTGTTCTATGTTTTTATCGCTCTCTTTCATAACATTCTATTATTTCTGGTTCTAACTGCTGTCTCAAAATTACGGCTAATTTTTGTCTGCTTCTAAATAATTTTACTTTCGCATTGTTTGCCGATATATTCATGATTTTTCCGATTTCTTCCAAATTCTGATCATCAAAATAAAATAAAGTCAAAAGGAAGTTTTCGTCACTTGGTAATAAATTTAAACATTTTTGAATCGTCTGCTTTCGTTCTTTTTCTTCCAAAGCGCTCAAAGCATTGTCCATCGTTTTAATTAAATGGGAAGAAAAATCATCTATAGAAATATTTAAATCGTCTTTTTTACTTTTCTTCAATCTGTCGAGGCAGGTATTATAAGCAATTTTATAAATCCATGTTGAAAATTTAGAATCGCCTTTAAATTTAGAAAGAGAACTATAGATCTTGATGAAAGTATCTTGTGCAACTTCTTCTGCCTCCTCTCTGTTTTTAACCATTTTGAGTGCCAAAGTAAAGATCATATCTTTATAACGATCTACAAGAACGGCAAACGAATTGGTGTCGCCTTGCAGAACTTTGTCGATATAATGTTGATCATTTATTGTACTCATATTATATAGGACGACAGTTTGTATGTTTAGGTTACAAGAATTTTAAAAAAATAAATTTCAATTTTTAAACTCCAAATTCCAATTGGCTTTCTGAACTTGGCCAAAGTTTAAAAACTTTGACCAAGTTTGTACCGTGAAAATACATTCAAAATTAACTGATTATCAGTGTGTTTTGGGATTTGGGATTTAAAAATTAAAATTTTTCACTAAAACTTGTAACCTGAATTTGGAAAGCTTCGTCATATGGAGTATCAATCAATTAAAAACGTAAATATTATGGACAAAATTTTTATTCCAATCAGCTTTTTTTTAATGATCTTCGGGATCGTTTATTTAATTTATTCAACTAGAAACAGAGAACGTTTGGCACTTATCGAGAAAGGTGTTGATGCCAGTATTTTTATGCAGGGAAAAGGAAGCGGAGTTCCAGCTTGGAAAATCTTCGTTGTAAATCTAGCATTCTTATTAATAGGAAGCGGAGTAGGGATCTTTATTGCCTTATTGATTACTACCTATACATCTTTGAATGACGGAGCAGTTTATCCTTCAATAATTTTCATAATGGCAGGTATCGGACTTTTGATTGGATTTAAAACAGCAAAAGACTTAGATAAAGAATAAGTAAAGTAAAAGTTTAAGTTAGTACAAAAAAAACGCATCAAATACTTGATGCGTTTTTTTATTCTTTAGATCCTATAGTTTCGTAGTAAACGTCTACAGAAAGTTTGGGCTGCATAGATGCCATAACGGCAAGTTCATCACAGCGTTCGTTTTGTGGATGATTGTTGTGGCCTTTTATCCATTTAAAATCGACCTGGTGTTTTCGGTAGGCAACTAAAAAGCGTTTCCATAAATCTGGGTTTTTTCTCCCGGCAAATTTCTTTTTTTCCCAGCCTAAAACC contains:
- a CDS encoding amidophosphoribosyltransferase; the encoded protein is MSDALKHECGIALVRLLKPLEYYKEKYGTAFYGIQKMYLMMEKQHNRGQDGAGFASIKLDVEPGQRYISRVRSNHAQPIQDVFKQINERISEELKAQPEIGDDINKIKSQIPYVGELFLGHVRYGTFGKNSIESVHPFLRQSNWMHRNLILAGNFNMTNVKELFENLVELGQHPKEMADTVTVMEKIGHFLDKEVMQLYQDCKTEGYSKREASPVIAERLDIAKILARSAKNLDGGYAMAGLLGHGDAFVFRDPAGIRPAYFYQDDEVVVVASERPVIQTVFNVPFESVQEIEPGNALIIKKSGKVSMNQILEPTVKKACSFERIYFSRGSDAEIYQERKNLGKLILPAVLKAIDSDTDNTVFSYIPNTAETSFYGLVEAAQDFLNQRKNNYILENRNTLTAETLQELLAVKIRTEKVAIKDAKLRTFITEDSSRDDLVAHVYDVTYGVIKPEDNLVIIDDSIVRGTTLKMSIIKMMDRLKPKRIVIVSSAPQIRYPDCYGIDMAKLEGLVAFRAALALLKERNLYHIVDEVYAKCKAQENFSDSDVVNYVTEIYDQFTDEEISDKIAEMLSSPEINAEVKIIFQTVEDLHKACPKNLGDWYFTGDYPTPGGNRVVNRAFMNFYEGKDARAY
- a CDS encoding PfkB family carbohydrate kinase, coding for MNKLLIVGTVAFDAIETPFGKTDKILGGAATYIGLSASFFNLQSAIVSVVGDDFPQEHLDLLTSKNIDISGIEIVKGGKTFFWSGLYHNDLNSRDTLVTELNVLADFQPKVPQNYKDADVVMLGNLHPLVQSSVLDQMEKKPKLVVLDTMNFWMDCALPELLDVIKRVDVITINDEEARQLSGEYSLVKAAAKIQDMGPKYVVIKKGEHGALLFHNREVFFAPALPLEEVFDPTGAGDTFAGGFSGFIAQSENISFGNMKNAIIYGSNLASFCVEKFGTERMETLSKGEVAIRLQQFKSLTQFDIEI
- a CDS encoding alpha/beta hydrolase, with protein sequence MKNKKLVFKHFLRAKKTSSYSLLLLLFFVTGYASAIQPAFTKKEIKFVSEGISLSGTIFTPKNIQAAVVIIHGSGQEKRMINFATTLANNGIAVLTYDKRGVGESGGVYAGPEVGTNNVDFSNLNLLSLDASAAVNSLSKYLSNDKIPIGLIGGSQAGWIIPLTAEKNNKVKFMTIFSGALITVKEQLRFQFFTNGDQNFWNTHSEEEARKHVFNDPDKYEFIDTDPKDILAKLSIPGIWIFGGKDIQVPVKLSIEYLDVLKSKGKHYEYKLFPNLGHNTAFSDSEEPMKDAIKWIKGIK
- a CDS encoding sigma-70 family RNA polymerase sigma factor, coding for MSTINDQHYIDKVLQGDTNSFAVLVDRYKDMIFTLALKMVKNREEAEEVAQDTFIKIYSSLSKFKGDSKFSTWIYKIAYNTCLDRLKKSKKDDLNISIDDFSSHLIKTMDNALSALEEKERKQTIQKCLNLLPSDENFLLTLFYFDDQNLEEIGKIMNISANNAKVKLFRSRQKLAVILRQQLEPEIIECYERER
- a CDS encoding DUF6249 domain-containing protein; this translates as MMDKIFIPISFFLMIFGIVYLIYSTRNRERLALIEKGVDASIFMQGKGSGVPAWKIFVVNLAFLLIGSGVGIFIALLITTYTSLNDGAVYPSIIFIMAGIGLLIGFKTAKDLDKE